In one window of Verrucomicrobiia bacterium DNA:
- a CDS encoding cbb3-type cytochrome c oxidase subunit II, with translation MKRFSEIFLGVAVVFGIAWLVTVAIPYTKFAQLQPVVDEETGDRTPPVESGLVQRGATVYAAQGCAGCHSQRIRGGGADIDRGWGVRQSVPRDYWESGPVFWGSSRVGPDLSNVGMRQPSAMWHYQHLYNPRSLNPDSIMPPFRYLFEERKIVGQISEDAVALFGQDAPKPGYEVVPTMDAKALVAYLLSRNQSYALPEAPVKEGKQEDQAAAGKP, from the coding sequence GTGAAGCGGTTTAGTGAAATTTTTTTGGGAGTTGCTGTTGTATTTGGTATTGCTTGGTTAGTGACTGTGGCTATACCCTATACAAAGTTTGCTCAGTTGCAACCTGTGGTGGATGAAGAAACGGGTGATAGAACACCGCCGGTTGAGTCAGGATTAGTTCAACGCGGGGCAACGGTTTATGCGGCTCAGGGGTGTGCAGGCTGTCATTCGCAACGGATTCGTGGTGGTGGAGCGGATATTGATAGGGGATGGGGTGTGCGGCAGAGCGTGCCTCGTGATTATTGGGAATCGGGTCCGGTATTTTGGGGAAGCAGTCGAGTCGGACCTGATTTATCCAATGTGGGCATGCGTCAGCCAAGTGCGATGTGGCATTATCAGCATCTTTATAATCCTCGTTCTTTGAATCCGGATTCCATTATGCCTCCTTTTCGTTATTTGTTCGAGGAGCGGAAAATTGTGGGCCAGATTTCTGAAGATGCGGTTGCTTTGTTTGGACAGGATGCGCCGAAGCCCGGTTATGAAGTGGTGCCGACGATGGATGCGAAGGCTTTGGTTGCTTATTTGTTGTCGCGAAATCAGAGTTATGCGTTACCAGAGGCGCCCGTGAAAGAGGGGAAGCAGGAAGACCAAGCGGCAGCTGGCAAACCTTAG
- a CDS encoding cbb3-type cytochrome c oxidase subunit I, whose product MDANNKTDWLGAEEVDASFRRVVVGFWAPAFFWLLVSAVLGFVLSVKLYKPDFLTTFFGYPVGWLSYGRLFEVWQAVTVYGWAGSMVLGGGIWMMGRMAGKALSNRLTVGASAWLWHLGLGVGVWLVLVGGVRDLSLLGLPRQGLAMVWIAAVLWSWSVLKLLRQGKKEFIAQWYGLGAALCLVWILTTVLFFMGRPVSGVVEGLLIHWAKQSLVNLFLVPMAIAMAYYLVPVIVKKRLPLYSLAAVGFWSWFFFASWSGAHGLTGAPLPLWLSTLGMTSSVLLLVPIVVVALNLLGSLQNDPEAMIESWVLRFVAMGLAFLFFGGLAHMVEGISNWSGVLSLTYFSLGEMTVWVMGFVTLVSLGAFYYGLPYLLRRKPFEEKGVRVHFWSIVYGTATWVVLLLVAGIVQGKTIANHELTFNQVIESGLPYARGRVIATLFLLIAWGVVFLNVMKWLGMNGFRICSKKGEDEKQVVMEAQGEAV is encoded by the coding sequence ATGGATGCGAATAATAAGACAGACTGGTTAGGAGCGGAAGAGGTAGATGCTTCTTTTCGTCGTGTGGTAGTAGGATTTTGGGCGCCGGCCTTTTTCTGGCTTTTGGTGAGCGCAGTTTTGGGTTTTGTTTTGTCAGTGAAATTATATAAGCCGGATTTTCTTACCACTTTTTTTGGCTATCCAGTGGGTTGGTTGTCTTATGGTCGACTGTTTGAGGTGTGGCAAGCGGTGACGGTTTATGGATGGGCGGGATCGATGGTGTTGGGTGGAGGCATTTGGATGATGGGAAGAATGGCTGGTAAAGCTTTATCGAATCGTTTGACAGTAGGAGCTTCGGCGTGGTTGTGGCATTTGGGTTTGGGAGTTGGAGTGTGGTTAGTTTTGGTGGGTGGGGTGCGAGATTTGAGTTTGTTGGGTTTACCGCGTCAAGGTTTGGCGATGGTATGGATAGCAGCAGTGTTGTGGAGTTGGAGTGTGTTGAAATTGTTGCGACAGGGTAAGAAGGAGTTTATTGCGCAATGGTATGGGTTGGGAGCGGCATTGTGTTTGGTTTGGATTTTAACAACGGTGTTGTTTTTTATGGGTCGACCGGTTTCTGGGGTAGTAGAGGGATTGTTGATTCATTGGGCAAAGCAAAGTTTGGTAAATTTGTTTTTGGTGCCGATGGCTATTGCAATGGCTTATTATTTGGTGCCAGTAATTGTGAAAAAACGGCTACCGCTTTATTCGTTGGCTGCTGTGGGTTTTTGGAGTTGGTTCTTTTTTGCTAGTTGGAGTGGAGCGCATGGGTTAACCGGAGCGCCTTTACCTTTGTGGCTTTCCACATTGGGAATGACTTCGAGTGTTTTGTTGTTAGTGCCGATTGTGGTGGTGGCATTGAATTTGTTGGGAAGTTTGCAAAATGATCCTGAGGCGATGATAGAAAGTTGGGTATTGCGTTTTGTTGCGATGGGGTTGGCTTTTTTATTTTTTGGCGGTTTGGCTCATATGGTTGAGGGAATTTCAAATTGGAGTGGGGTATTGAGTTTGACTTATTTTTCTTTGGGCGAGATGACAGTGTGGGTGATGGGATTTGTGACTTTAGTGAGTTTAGGTGCTTTTTATTATGGGTTGCCTTATTTATTGCGAAGAAAGCCCTTTGAAGAAAAAGGGGTGCGAGTGCATTTTTGGTCAATCGTTTATGGAACAGCAACTTGGGTTGTGTTATTGTTGGTTGCGGGAATTGTTCAGGGTAAAACGATCGCGAATCATGAGTTGACGTTTAATCAGGTGATTGAAAGTGGACTTCCTTATGCCAGAGGGCGAGTGATTGCTACGCTTTTTTTGTTGATAGCTTGGGGAGTGGTGTTTCTTAATGTAATGAAATGGTTGGGTATGAATGGATTTCGAATATGCAGTAAGAAAGGTGAAGATGAAAAGCAGGTTGTAATGGAGGCGCAAGGTGAAGCGGTTTAG